The proteins below are encoded in one region of Scatophagus argus isolate fScaArg1 chromosome 24, fScaArg1.pri, whole genome shotgun sequence:
- the rtraf gene encoding RNA transcription, translation and transport factor protein: MFRRKLTALDYHNPNGFDCTDETQFRNCIVWLEDQKIRHYKIEDRGNLRNIPSSEWPTAYQKYLQDVNCPFGVQERQEALDWLLGLAVRYEYGDNVEKYRKCEPLAASSNTKAAEPLINLDSNSPDFKAGVLALANILKIQRHDDYLVMLKAIRILIQERLSPEAISKASQKKEGVPVALDKHLLGFDTGDATLNEAAQILRLLHIEELRELQTKINEAIVAVQAIIADPKTDHRLGKVGR; the protein is encoded by the exons ATGAGACTCAGTTTAGGAACTGCATCGTGTGGCTGGAGGACCAGAAGATTCGACATTATAAGATAGAGGACAGAGGAAACCTGAGGAACATCCCGAGCTCAGAGTGGCCCACAGCCTACCAGAAG TACCTGCAGGACGTGAACTGTCCATTTGGAGTTCAGGAGAGGCAGGAGGCTTTAGACTGGTTACTGGGCCTGGCTGTAAGATATGAATATGGAGACAATG tGGAGAAGTACAGGAAGTGTGAGCCACTGGCAGCCTCCAGCAACACCAAAGCAGCCGAGCCACTCATCAACCTTGACA GTAATTCTCCAGATTTCAAAGCAGGAGTGTTGGCTCTGGCCAACATCCTCAAGATACAACGGCATGATGACTACTTGGTTATGCTCAAG GCCATTCGTATTCTGATCCAGGAAAGACTTTCTCCAGAAGCCATCAGCAAAGCCAGCCAGAAAAAGGAG GGTGTCCCAGTAGCTTTAGACAAGCACCTCTTGGGTTTCGACACTGGAG ATGCGACTCTGAACGAAGCGGCCCAGATCCTGCGCCTGCTGCACATCGAGGAACTCAGGGAGCTTCAGACCAAGATCAACGAGGCCATCGTAGCCGTTCAGGCCATCATAGCCGACCCCAAGACAGACCACCGGCTGGGCAAGGTCGGGAGATGA